One segment of Erigeron canadensis isolate Cc75 chromosome 2, C_canadensis_v1, whole genome shotgun sequence DNA contains the following:
- the LOC122590261 gene encoding growth-regulating factor 5-like → MVSGVPVPTDLILSVRRSLFTSTFSTSSSSAALSNQHTLGVWEGSFQYNQLYGYGRKIDLEPGRCRRTDGKKWRCSKEAYPDSKYCERHMHRGRNRSRKPVEFSSSSSSTSVSSSSTTSSIPNVSSSLSTTISKSFDTYPQFSSNQTNFMDSSAYSYQTLKDYRYLQQGMKNFGEDERTGAYFHLNDPYTNHTLKISSDHHYSHFNFQNLKQQQNKEDDETQGRHCFVMGTDFVKSPEGVLVTKSSIRIDGKADETTSKQPFHHFFAPPKNTQENAWIEIDQQQNHHLINQPKPPLSTQDLFQSKPRPY, encoded by the exons ATGGTTTCAGGTGTTCCAGTCCCTACTGATCTCATTTTGTCTGTCAGAAGAAGTCTATTTACCTCTACTTTCTCTACTTCCTCTTCTTCTGCAGCATTATCTAACCAACACACTT TAGGAGTATGGGAAGGAAGCTTTCAGTACAATCAGTTGTATGGGTATGGCAGAAAAATAGATTTAGAGCCTGGAAGATGCAGAAGAACAGATGGAAAGAAATGGAGGTGTTCTAAGGAAGCTTACCCTGATTCCAAATACTGTGAGAGGCACATGCACCGCGGTCGAAATCGTTCAAGAAAGCCTGTGGaattctcttcttcttcttcttctacctctgtttcatcatcatctactacttCTTCCAttcctaatgtttcttcatcaTTATCAACTACAATCTCCAAGTCATTTGACACCTACCCTCAATTCTCCTCTAATCAAACCAATTTCATGGATTCTTCAGCCTATTCTTATCAAACGCTCAAGGATTATAG GTACTTGCAGCAAGGAATGAAGAACTTTGGAGAAGATGAGAGAACAGGAGCTTACTTCCATCTAAATGATCCTTACACCAATCACACACTAAAGATATCATCTGATCACCACTACTCTCACTTCAACTTTCAGAACCTTAAACAACAGCAAAAcaaagaagatgatgaaacacAAGGGCGGCATTGCTTTGTTATGGGTACTGATTTCGTAAAGTCACCAGAAGGAGTACTAGTCACAAAATCCAGCATTCGGATTGATGGAAAAGCTGATGAAACCACTAGTAAACAGCCATTTCACCACTTTTTCGCACCGCCAAAAAACACACAAGAGAATGCATGGATCGAAATCGATCAACAACAGAACCATCACCTCATTAACCAACCAAAACCCCCTCTGTCCACCCAAGATCTTTTTCAATCCAAACCTAGACCTTACTG A
- the LOC122589530 gene encoding ubiquitin-like protein ATG12 — translation MASTDSPTAARKVVVHLRATGDAPILKQAKFKIAGTDKFSKVIDFLRRQLHRETLFVYVNSAFSPSPDQLVNDLYDNFGFDGKLVVNYACSMAWG, via the exons ATGGCTTCCACCGACTCTCCGACTGCTGCACGTAAAG ttGTTGTGCATTTGAGAGCTACAGGCGATGCTCCGATTCTCAAACAAGCCAAATTTAAG ATTGCTGGAACTGATAAATTTTCCAAGGTGATTGATTTTCTTCGTCGACAACTTCACAGGGAGACTCTG TTTGTTTATGTTAATAGTGCATTCTCTCCGAGTCCGGATCAACTAGTGAATGACCTGTATGAT aattttggatttgatgGGAAATTGGTGGTCAACTATGCATGTTCGATGGCTTGGGGCTAA
- the LOC122586999 gene encoding protein ELF4-LIKE 4-like, whose translation MEGDIFSGIGNGSQLGVDGKVLQTFQKSFVQVQNILDQNRLLINEINQNQESKLPVNLTRNVGLIRELNNNVKRVVDLYGDLSNSFSKSMDASSEAESGGTTKSDGKKRIRSG comes from the coding sequence ATGGAAGGAGATATATTTTCAGGAATTGGGAATGGATCACAGTTAGGAGTAGATGGGAAAGTACTACAAACATTTCAAAAGAGCTTTGTACAAGTACAAAACATTTTGGACCAAAACCGGCTGCTCATCAACGAGATCAACCAGAACCAAGAGTCCAAGTTACCCGTTAACTTGACAAGAAATGTCGGTTTAATCAGAGAGCTCAACAACAATGTTAAAAGGGTGGTCGATCTTTATGGTGATCTCTCAAACTCATTTAGCAAATCAATGGATGCTTCATCTGAAGCAGAATCAGGCGGCACGACTAAATCTGATGGCAAAAAGAGAATTAGGTCTGGCTAA